The following are from one region of the Gammaproteobacteria bacterium genome:
- a CDS encoding c-type cytochrome has product MKALFLGMGMTAALVSGSAMADLDLAKKSGCLACHSVEKKIVGPAWADVAKKYAGDASAKANLIAKVKAGGKGVWGPAPMPPYSPRVSDADIEKMVDFVLALGK; this is encoded by the coding sequence ATGAAGGCATTATTTTTGGGAATGGGCATGACGGCAGCGTTGGTTTCGGGCAGTGCGATGGCCGATCTGGACCTGGCGAAAAAAAGCGGCTGTCTGGCCTGTCACAGTGTAGAAAAGAAGATTGTGGGTCCTGCCTGGGCGGACGTTGCCAAAAAATACGCCGGTGATGCCTCTGCCAAGGCAAACCTGATCGCCAAGGTGAAGGCTGGCGGTAAGGGTGTGTGGGGCCCGGCACCGATGCCTCCCTACTCACCCCGCGTCTCTGATGCCGACATCGAAAAGATGGTGGATTTTGTATTGGCCCTCGGCAAGTAA